TCTGGATGAGCGTCCAGTTGCGGTAAAAGTCTTCAGCTATGCAAATCGTCAGAACTTTGTCAACGAGAGAGCCATTTACCGAATACCCCTGTTAGAGCACGACAACATAGCACGCTTGATCGTAGGAGACGAACGTCTGACGTCGGACAGCCGTATGGAGTACCTGCTGGTGATGGAATATTACCCACATGTGAGTACTGATCCATTAGCCACTGTACACAGCTCTGACTGGATTGTGTAAGATAGTATAGAATTTCCTTTGCTTACCTTCAGCTGACCTTATCtctttgctttcattttaacCACCTCTTAATATTTTTGGCCATGATAAGAGGGGAGTCGAATGTCCTGCCGGTAACGCAACTATCTGGGTCGGTATTTATATAGATGATTCAGTTGTTAGAGCAGGCAGGCAGTAGGAGAAGGTTGTGCAATGTATCAGCTTTTtgtgcacactctctctctcatttctctttctttgtcatgtctttgtTTTGAGTTAATGATAGCTCGCTGCATCTGAATAGCTGAATTGTTTCTcctttatttatctttctttttagaCAACCTACCACTGTCACCTGTCCTGTTGATCAAACAGTTTCACTACCCACCCCTTAGACAAGTTGGATTTAGGTCGTATGTATGCTCAGACAACAGTCGAGTGTTTCCTGACTCCTCTGATCTAGACAGCAGCACATTCTTGCACAGTGTAACATGTTACAACAGGCACACCTGTCTTACATGTGTCTCTGGGTGTGACGCAGGAATGAATGTCTCTACCGTTGTGTCTGAACAGACAGACATTACGTTGTTCTCACTGTGTCTTGTTTGGTCTTGTTTCACTCCACTGCTAATTATTTACCTTGGGTGGAATAACATTAGTGGCTTTAAACTTGCACAGAGTACTTAAAGGCAAATGTTTGGATTTcctctcagaaaaaaaacagctcttaGACTGATTAAGAGGACTCTAAAGACTTCTTACAGGGTAGAAAGTGTGCCTAGTGTGGTAAGATGTGGAGCCAGTGGTTTTGTGTTCTGTGCACTTGCACTCCAGAATTGACTGTTGTTGATAACCATTAGCATGCTAATTACTGTAgtcattagaaaacaaatatgtaTTGACTTGATTTGATTAAAATCAATGATTTGACCTTTCAAAATAGATTTGATCATTATTTAGCATATTGTGGTAAGGACCTAAGACTCATTTTTGCAGGAATATCTGTTCCTGATCAAATTCACTGCATTAAATTGTTTGTCACAACTCAATTAGTTTAGAGGTGTGTAAAGAAATATCTTatgtattagcattagcatgataTTAAGTTCTACACCATGATCCCTATTAGGACCATTGTATCTTAAAATGTtgatgacgtgtgtgtgtgtgtgtgtgtgtgtgcgcgcgcgcgtgtgctCTTGTAGGGCTCCCTGTGTCGGTACCTGAGTCTTCATACCCTAGACTGGGTGAGCTGCTGCCGTCTTGCCCATTCGGTCACCAGAGGACTGGCCTACCTACACACCGAGCTGCTAAGAGGAGGTCAGGGTCTCCTTCAACTTCTGTACACATATGtacatcattttaataatacacGTAATATTTTCTTACATTATGGTAAATAAGAAGGTTGAAAAAGCTGATTAAATTTTGTAAGACTTCAGATAAGACTCAAGTGTCTTTGCTCTTGTTTCATGAAAGCATGCGGCACAAAtatgttgttttactgtttggtaaagaatgaaaagatttgatttatgatttatttaactaCAACAGCTCCTTAGTTCCCTCTCAAATAGTTTGTGTAACTTTGTGCccggatttgttttgtttgcatctATGTGGCCATGTAGGCTCTCTGTAATCTTTAGAGAGATTTTTACAGAGTGAGCAGGGCATATAGTGGAATCcaccctgttttttttgtggttgttgCATGCTTCTAACCACACTGAGTTGAAAAATGCAATGCAAATCTGCCTATGGGCTGGCTGTTTGAAGCCACCTCAGGGACAATCTGATTTGCACATCTAGGTCAAAGTTTTGTTTTGGGCCTTTTTTTCTTTCGAAATGTGATTCAGGCattggatcttttttttttccatgacgtgccattttatttgaaagaacAGTGGACTTCTTGTCAAGTCCCAAGTAGTAGCACATACCACGAAGCAGGGAAACTTGCATTCAGATAAGCATTATGTGTCGGTTGTGCTGCTTATTAGGActaaggaaataaaagaaagcgTCTTCAAAATGTTAACAGCTTTGCAGTCACCTGGTCTTTAAAGGGCCAACAGCAGGAGCAGTACAGATAAGATGGGGctaatttgtgtgttttgctcCTGTAGTTGCCCTGGTAATGGCAGTGTGCCAGAGAGCTGCAGCAGGATGCCTTGCTTACTGGGTCTCCGTCTGGCACAGCTCTgtactgactgacacacacacacgcatacacactctctctgtctttctccccctccctctttccctccccCACCTCTGACTTCATTAAAGCCTGAAGTTCAGACACAGTAGGGGTACATGGCCATTCACTGCCCTTATATAAACTGCTTCAGTGCCACCTGGTGGCTGTCTGAACAATGTGTATCTTCCGGGGCCAGTTGAGTTTTTGTTGCATTACTGCATTGAAAAGGACATTGTTTCTCAAAAAATGTCTAGCAACCTTTACATAGAAATAGTGCCTAATAAAATTTAAGTGGCCATGTTTTGCTAGGAGTAAGAGATGAGATGTTCACAAATGGCACTGTTTTATAGCATATATAGTGAGTATGTTTAATGattataaaggtttttttacACCTCTTGTattaggggtttgattcctgcctctgccctaTGTGtacagagtttgcatgttctaatGCTTTGGAGGTTTCCTCTGGGCATTCTGGGTCCCAGGTTCCCCATGACCTTGTGTATGATAAGCGGTACAGGACACCAGTGAATGGTAGTCAAATACACTAAAATCTCTgctaacatttataatgatttattaagATCCTAGTAAATTAACACAAATGTCACATACTGTGGTTAATGTGATACAAAGATTTAGCGTATCCTTAATGGACGATATAACACTGTGCTTCGCTATAACAAAATGTAAAGCTAAAGAAACAATTTACTTCCCGTGTCAGATACATATAAACCTGCAGTTTCACACCGGGACCTGAACAGCAGAAACGTTCTGGTGAAGAATGACGGCACgtgtgtgatcagtgatttCGGTTTGTCGATGAAGCTGACGGGAAACCGTCTTGTTCGACCTGGAGAGGAGGAGAACGCTGCTATCAGTGAGGTATGCTATCAAAATTAATTTGCAAGTGTGATTTTCAAAAACACATTCCAAAAATGTATATCTtaagattacacacacacacattttattgtctattgtgCTTTTGTCAGTTCAGAGCTCATTCTGAGGTGTTTTATGCAAATATACTGCCATCTCCTTTTTCATACTAGTGTTGTGTCCCTGTGTAGGTGGGTACGATCCGCTACATGGCCCCGGAGGTGCTGGAAGGAGCAGTGAACCTGAGGGACTGTGAGTCTGCTCTAAAGCAGGTGGATATGTATGCCATTGGCTTGATATACTGGGAGACCTTCATGCGCTGTACAGACCTTTTCCCAGGTGAGAGCTAGAAGCCTATACAGGCTAAGAAAAATGGTTGCAGCATGACGTGGACTACTTTAGGAGTTTTTAAATAGTATGATTTATTCTATACCAGGGATATATAGGTTACAATTTATCTAAGATTCTTTTACAAAGGTCTGTATGAGcacataaaatgaataaatggtaaaagttatttaaaaagctgtattgtaatgtattatttaacTATTGATCATTAGTTtatgtataaaacattttaaattgattttggTTCATAGCAGTGCTTCCATGTAGCCAGTTTTAGCCGTATGGACAGTCACTGAAAGTCTTTGTGATctttaaacagtgtttttttcatagagtttttgtttttgttagaaCAATCCACATCATCAGTATGCTAATCTAAACAAAGAGCCtaaattaattgaaaatgtataaaagtctgttaaaaaaacacttaatgTTTCTCACCATGTAGTTAGATTCTGGCCTGATACTTTCAGCTAAATAATTGACGTAATTGCACATGATTGAGATAAACCACAACAGAGGAGAGAACTACTGCAGAGTCCAAGCTGCCTGTTTAAGAAAACTAGCGATTGATACATTGAGCAATTGTACTACAGTTGAAATACTTTTATTCCCCATCCATATGATGGTCTCCTAGTTGTCAGTCTCCTATTTAAGGCTTTTTGAGGTTCAGCCTTAGTTACCTGCTGGCAAATATATAGTGTTGTGCATTTTGTGGTGGGTTGAAGCCAGTGTATAATTAATCCTCAGTATTCATGAGCTGAACctgtacacacattcacttcTCACTTTTGGttttagaatattttataaatcatGTAAGACGttatatgtttaatgtttataaccctgggtgtgtttgtgtgtgtctgtttccagGAGAGACTGTTCCAGAGTACCAGATGGCTTTTCAGGCAGAAGTAGGAAACCACCCATCCTTCGAGGACATGCAGGTTCTGGTATCCCGAGAGAAACAGAGGCCAAAGTTTCCTGAAGCTTGGAAAGAGAATAGTCTTGTGAGTATGCATGTGTATTCTGATCTGTTTGTGTAAGAGAAACATCCTTGTTTCTGGAAGCCCTGTATACATCAGATCATCATAGCAACTCAGCATGTGAATTGGTTTCTTTCAGTACCAGAGTTTAAAACACTCTCAAATGACTATCATAGGTGATCATAAAAATATCAAGTACAGAAGAACGCTAGGAATTATCATGGTTTTGTGTACACATTCCAGAgtcatatttttttctgaagtggGAGTTATTTCATTACTAGTTAACAGGGGATGATTGTATACGATTttaatcttcttttctcctcatATCTCTTTATTAGGCTGTTCGTTCACTAAAGGAAACAATGGAGGACTGTTGGGATCAGGATGCAGAGGCTCGTTTAACGGCTCAGTGTGCCGAGGAACGCATGGCTGAGCTGCTCCTTATCTGGGACAGGAACAAGTCAGTCAGCCCCACTGTCAACCCAATGAGCACAGCCCTTCAGAATGAAAGGTTTGCTAATACATGCAGTCATCTGGGCTGTTTGTGACTTCACCAGTgctgtataaagtattagaaagcaatacttgagtaaaagtatcgtgctagaaaaagactttggtagaagtgaaagttaccttttagaatattactcaagtaaaagtcataaagtatctgatatttactgtacttaagtatcaaaagtaattttctgatatttaatgtacttaagtatttgaagtaaaagtaaaaagtaaaatttcagtaaaatttcattttcggtaggcataagaggcacttcgtccggtaggaagaatctttcattccaatttacagaaacatttcttgcaaatacggccaggGGTGTATAAAGTTATCATCTTCACTCTGTTCACCGCTATcatcggggtggtcgtctacgacaggggCGGCTAAcccgcggctctttgcccggtttcatgcggctgtTGCGTTCAtaccgaagtttgtatttgtgtctttttaatatgcgtgttcgcttcgcttgagttcaatacggtaattttgtcaaacgcgcatgtgagtaagatgaaaatacctcaaagtttcccagtaggagcaagttcatttgagtaaacaatttgtgtcaagttcgctctcaaaatggcagggaaaaaaaggtgatgttcatatgtgcccatgtgtatgatgtggttctttgcggtaacacagtaaaaaatgtggctctccTTCTCTGACTGATTGGCCACCCCGtcctacgataacgggaggtcctccagtaggtgcttccatggcggtttcagttgtgcttccgcctcctttagcaacattacgctgaaatagagtgtgcggagcgtaatgcaatctaggagcagtgatttgccaaacctcccttattgcagtctcacacatttcttctgattttattttgtagtaatgagtaacgaagatgcctagtggaaatatatcagagtaaaagtatacattttatctaggaaatgtagtggagtaaaagtgaaagttgacaaatttaaatagcgaagtaaagtacagatacgtgaaatttctacttaagtatttgtactccgttacattgcAACACTGGACTTCACATTAGCAAATTTCTGAGAGCACTATCCAGTTGCGGTGTCCATTTTGCTATAGATGACTATTTATGAATGAACTATGATCTTAAACTAGTCTTtgaatgtgtgaatatgtgatGGCTACTGTTTTAACTgttgttttttgtctcttttgtaGAAACCTCACCCACAGTCGGAGGGTTCCAAAGATGGGGCCTTACCCAGactactcctcctcctcataTATTGAGGACCATGATGGCATGGTAAAGAACCTTCCTGGAGATATGTCCACCTCAGGCACGTCCTCAGTAAGTGGCATTGGTTTGAGTGGACCTAGCACAGGAGCCTCAGGAGAAAAGAACAGGAACTCCATAAACTATGAGAGACAGCAGGCCCAAGCACAGGCACGTCTGCCAAGCCCTGAAACCAGTGGAACCAGTCTATCCAcaagcaccaccaccaccacagcgGGTCTCACCCCAAGCACTGTCATGTCCACCATCTCAGAATCAGCCCCATCTGAAGAGGCTTTAGCAGGTCCAAGTGTGCCTGTCTGCCTGCAGCTCACCCAGGAAGACCTGGAAACCACCAAGCTGGACCCCAAGGAGGTGGACAAGAACCTGAAGGAGAGCTCTGATGAGAACTTAATGGAGCATTCTCAAAAGCAGTTTAGCGCTCCTGACCCACTCAGCACAGGCAGCTCCAGCCTTCTTTACCCGTTTATAAAGTTAGCAGCCGAGGTGAGTGCAGGGGCCGGAGGCGGGCATCAGGCTGAATTTGGAGCAGGAAGTGGTGCCACTCTTGATGCTCCACCCGTTATGTTTCCTCTTCCAAAACAACAGAATCTCCCCAAGAGGCCCACCAGCCTCGCCATTGCCACCAAAAATCCCAGCAAGGAGCCTTCATCCTCCCGGCTCAAGTTTGGCAGACACAAGTCCAACCTGAAGCAGGTGGAAACAGGTGTGGCCAAGATGAACGTGGTGGCAGCAGCAGAGCCTCATCCAGTCATGCTAACTAATAATGGGCCAGGAGTAAGAAGCGGAGCTGGGGTGCTCTTGCATAATGGATTTGCAGGCAGTACAGGTAGTTCCAGCAGCACCTTTGGTAACACAAACCCAGCTGGGCCACAGGGTGAGGGAGGTGGCCTGCCTTTGCTCCAGAGCCAGCTAAGTGGGGATGACCTCAGGCTGAACATCAGCATTAACTCCAGTCCTGACGAGCACGAGCCCCTGCTGCGCAGAGACCACACAGGGCGCACaaactccaacaacaacaacaacagcaacatccACATTGCAGTTTCTTCTGCACCAGGCACAAGTAGTGCAATACCTGCAGGACCGGCTTTACCAGAGCTGCAATTACTGCAAGAGAAGGCAGAAGTCCCACTGAGGCAGGACAAGCCCAGGAGACCAGAGAGACCCAACTCCCTGGATTTGTCTACCACTACACAGGACTTTTTAGTCTCAGGTGAAGCTCTTGTTTCCAAT
The genomic region above belongs to Tachysurus vachellii isolate PV-2020 chromosome 8, HZAU_Pvac_v1, whole genome shotgun sequence and contains:
- the bmpr2b gene encoding bone morphogenetic protein receptor type-2 isoform X1, producing the protein MTACGRVSVLTLALYSVLLFSPAAAAQSEERECAFTDQHQQFDEQSVAGDWLVSRENNTILCSKSSRCYGLWEKTHDGDIHLVKQGCWTYIGDQQDCHDDRCVVTNTPSQIQNGTYRFCCCSTNMCNVNFTENWVPSPTSATILDPRPLHREDAIFITLASVSVVAVLVVAVFFGYRMLTGDRKQGLHNMDMMEAATSEPSVDLDSLKLLELIGRGRYGSVYKGSLDERPVAVKVFSYANRQNFVNERAIYRIPLLEHDNIARLIVGDERLTSDSRMEYLLVMEYYPHGSLCRYLSLHTLDWVSCCRLAHSVTRGLAYLHTELLRGEFACSNALEVSSGHSGSQVPHDLVYDKRYRTPVNDTYKPAVSHRDLNSRNVLVKNDGTCVISDFGLSMKLTGNRLVRPGEEENAAISEVGTIRYMAPEVLEGAVNLRDCESALKQVDMYAIGLIYWETFMRCTDLFPGETVPEYQMAFQAEVGNHPSFEDMQVLVSREKQRPKFPEAWKENSLAVRSLKETMEDCWDQDAEARLTAQCAEERMAELLLIWDRNKSVSPTVNPMSTALQNERNLTHSRRVPKMGPYPDYSSSSYIEDHDGMVKNLPGDMSTSGTSSVSGIGLSGPSTGASGEKNRNSINYERQQAQAQARLPSPETSGTSLSTSTTTTTAGLTPSTVMSTISESAPSEEALAGPSVPVCLQLTQEDLETTKLDPKEVDKNLKESSDENLMEHSQKQFSAPDPLSTGSSSLLYPFIKLAAEVSAGAGGGHQAEFGAGSGATLDAPPVMFPLPKQQNLPKRPTSLAIATKNPSKEPSSSRLKFGRHKSNLKQVETGVAKMNVVAAAEPHPVMLTNNGPGVRSGAGVLLHNGFAGSTGSSSSTFGNTNPAGPQGEGGGLPLLQSQLSGDDLRLNISINSSPDEHEPLLRRDHTGRTNSNNNNNSNIHIAVSSAPGTSSAIPAGPALPELQLLQEKAEVPLRQDKPRRPERPNSLDLSTTTQDFLVSGECSSQEGKAASAEKIKRRVKTPYSLKRWRPSTWVISTDTMDGEVNNNGAGGDQGSAGATRSKSSTAVFLVGGGTATATLSSDPPGMTCL
- the bmpr2b gene encoding bone morphogenetic protein receptor type-2 isoform X3, which encodes MTACGRVSVLTLALYSVLLFSPAAAAQSEERECAFTDQHQQFDEQSVAGDWLVSRENNTILCSKSSRCYGLWEKTHDGDIHLVKQGCWTYIGDQQDCHDDRCVVTNTPSQIQNGTYRFCCCSTNMCNVNFTENWVPSPTSATILDPRPLHREDAIFITLASVSVVAVLVVAVFFGYRMLTGDRKQGLHNMDMMEAATSEPSVDLDSLKLLELIGRGRYGSVYKGSLDERPVAVKVFSYANRQNFVNERAIYRIPLLEHDNIARLIVGDERLTSDSRMEYLLVMEYYPHGSLCRYLSLHTLDWVSCCRLAHSVTRGLAYLHTELLRGDTYKPAVSHRDLNSRNVLVKNDGTCVISDFGLSMKLTGNRLVRPGEEENAAISEVGTIRYMAPEVLEGAVNLRDCESALKQVDMYAIGLIYWETFMRCTDLFPGETVPEYQMAFQAEVGNHPSFEDMQVLVSREKQRPKFPEAWKENSLAVRSLKETMEDCWDQDAEARLTAQCAEERMAELLLIWDRNKSVSPTVNPMSTALQNERNLTHSRRVPKMGPYPDYSSSSYIEDHDGMVKNLPGDMSTSGTSSVSGIGLSGPSTGASGEKNRNSINYERQQAQAQARLPSPETSGTSLSTSTTTTTAGLTPSTVMSTISESAPSEEALAGPSVPVCLQLTQEDLETTKLDPKEVDKNLKESSDENLMEHSQKQFSAPDPLSTGSSSLLYPFIKLAAEVSAGAGGGHQAEFGAGSGATLDAPPVMFPLPKQQNLPKRPTSLAIATKNPSKEPSSSRLKFGRHKSNLKQVETGVAKMNVVAAAEPHPVMLTNNGPGVRSGAGVLLHNGFAGSTGSSSSTFGNTNPAGPQGEGGGLPLLQSQLSGDDLRLNISINSSPDEHEPLLRRDHTGRTNSNNNNNSNIHIAVSSAPGTSSAIPAGPALPELQLLQEKAEVPLRQDKPRRPERPNSLDLSTTTQDFLVSGECSSQEGKAASAEKIKRRVKTPYSLKRWRPSTWVISTDTMDGEVNNNGAGGDQGSAGATRSKSSTAVFLVGGGTATATLSSDPPGMTCL
- the bmpr2b gene encoding bone morphogenetic protein receptor type-2 isoform X2, with amino-acid sequence MTACGRVSVLTLALYSVLLFSPAAAAQSEERECAFTDQHQQFDEQSVAGDWLVSRENNTILCSKSSRCYGLWEKTHDGDIHLVKQGCWTYIGDQQDCHDDRCVVTNTPSQIQNGTYRFCCCSTNMCNVNFTENWVPSPTSATIHPRPLHREDAIFITLASVSVVAVLVVAVFFGYRMLTGDRKQGLHNMDMMEAATSEPSVDLDSLKLLELIGRGRYGSVYKGSLDERPVAVKVFSYANRQNFVNERAIYRIPLLEHDNIARLIVGDERLTSDSRMEYLLVMEYYPHGSLCRYLSLHTLDWVSCCRLAHSVTRGLAYLHTELLRGEFACSNALEVSSGHSGSQVPHDLVYDKRYRTPVNDTYKPAVSHRDLNSRNVLVKNDGTCVISDFGLSMKLTGNRLVRPGEEENAAISEVGTIRYMAPEVLEGAVNLRDCESALKQVDMYAIGLIYWETFMRCTDLFPGETVPEYQMAFQAEVGNHPSFEDMQVLVSREKQRPKFPEAWKENSLAVRSLKETMEDCWDQDAEARLTAQCAEERMAELLLIWDRNKSVSPTVNPMSTALQNERNLTHSRRVPKMGPYPDYSSSSYIEDHDGMVKNLPGDMSTSGTSSVSGIGLSGPSTGASGEKNRNSINYERQQAQAQARLPSPETSGTSLSTSTTTTTAGLTPSTVMSTISESAPSEEALAGPSVPVCLQLTQEDLETTKLDPKEVDKNLKESSDENLMEHSQKQFSAPDPLSTGSSSLLYPFIKLAAEVSAGAGGGHQAEFGAGSGATLDAPPVMFPLPKQQNLPKRPTSLAIATKNPSKEPSSSRLKFGRHKSNLKQVETGVAKMNVVAAAEPHPVMLTNNGPGVRSGAGVLLHNGFAGSTGSSSSTFGNTNPAGPQGEGGGLPLLQSQLSGDDLRLNISINSSPDEHEPLLRRDHTGRTNSNNNNNSNIHIAVSSAPGTSSAIPAGPALPELQLLQEKAEVPLRQDKPRRPERPNSLDLSTTTQDFLVSGECSSQEGKAASAEKIKRRVKTPYSLKRWRPSTWVISTDTMDGEVNNNGAGGDQGSAGATRSKSSTAVFLVGGGTATATLSSDPPGMTCL
- the bmpr2b gene encoding bone morphogenetic protein receptor type-2 isoform X4, with the protein product MTACGRVSVLTLALYSVLLFSPAAAAQSEERECAFTDQHQQFDEQSVAGDWLVSRENNTILCSKSSRCYGLWEKTHDGDIHLVKQGCWTYIGDQQDCHDDRCVVTNTPSQIQNGTYRFCCCSTNMCNVNFTENWVPSPTSATIHPRPLHREDAIFITLASVSVVAVLVVAVFFGYRMLTGDRKQGLHNMDMMEAATSEPSVDLDSLKLLELIGRGRYGSVYKGSLDERPVAVKVFSYANRQNFVNERAIYRIPLLEHDNIARLIVGDERLTSDSRMEYLLVMEYYPHGSLCRYLSLHTLDWVSCCRLAHSVTRGLAYLHTELLRGDTYKPAVSHRDLNSRNVLVKNDGTCVISDFGLSMKLTGNRLVRPGEEENAAISEVGTIRYMAPEVLEGAVNLRDCESALKQVDMYAIGLIYWETFMRCTDLFPGETVPEYQMAFQAEVGNHPSFEDMQVLVSREKQRPKFPEAWKENSLAVRSLKETMEDCWDQDAEARLTAQCAEERMAELLLIWDRNKSVSPTVNPMSTALQNERNLTHSRRVPKMGPYPDYSSSSYIEDHDGMVKNLPGDMSTSGTSSVSGIGLSGPSTGASGEKNRNSINYERQQAQAQARLPSPETSGTSLSTSTTTTTAGLTPSTVMSTISESAPSEEALAGPSVPVCLQLTQEDLETTKLDPKEVDKNLKESSDENLMEHSQKQFSAPDPLSTGSSSLLYPFIKLAAEVSAGAGGGHQAEFGAGSGATLDAPPVMFPLPKQQNLPKRPTSLAIATKNPSKEPSSSRLKFGRHKSNLKQVETGVAKMNVVAAAEPHPVMLTNNGPGVRSGAGVLLHNGFAGSTGSSSSTFGNTNPAGPQGEGGGLPLLQSQLSGDDLRLNISINSSPDEHEPLLRRDHTGRTNSNNNNNSNIHIAVSSAPGTSSAIPAGPALPELQLLQEKAEVPLRQDKPRRPERPNSLDLSTTTQDFLVSGECSSQEGKAASAEKIKRRVKTPYSLKRWRPSTWVISTDTMDGEVNNNGAGGDQGSAGATRSKSSTAVFLVGGGTATATLSSDPPGMTCL